One region of Pseudomonas sp. B21-040 genomic DNA includes:
- a CDS encoding DUF523 and DUF1722 domain-containing protein produces MHDQPATRPKIAISACLMGAEVRYNGGHKQSSLCSHTLTDYFDFIAVCPEVAIGLGIPREPIRLVGDPEDPQAVGTVNPQLNVTRPLIEFGEQMAAELDDICGYIFMHKSPSCGLERVKVYHANGASVQGSGRGLYAQAFCARHPDLPVEEDGRLNDPVLRENFLTRVFAYSNWQQLLQKGLTRHGLIEFHSRYKYLLMAHHPVQYKTLGNLLGNMGLTSVEELGPRYFSELMGALKKCATRRTHTNVLQHISGYLKRVISPEDKQEMQQVIGQYRHGIVPLVVPLTLLKHHFRQHPVPYIAQQIYLQPHPENLSLRNAI; encoded by the coding sequence ATGCACGACCAGCCAGCGACTCGACCGAAAATCGCCATTAGCGCCTGCTTGATGGGGGCCGAGGTTCGCTACAACGGAGGGCACAAGCAATCGAGCTTGTGCAGCCACACCCTCACGGACTATTTCGATTTCATCGCCGTGTGCCCGGAAGTCGCTATCGGCCTGGGGATTCCTCGCGAACCGATCCGCCTGGTGGGTGATCCTGAAGACCCCCAAGCGGTCGGCACCGTTAACCCACAACTCAATGTCACCCGGCCACTGATTGAATTCGGTGAGCAAATGGCCGCCGAACTGGACGATATCTGCGGCTACATCTTCATGCACAAATCGCCCTCCTGCGGCCTGGAACGCGTAAAGGTCTATCACGCCAACGGTGCGTCGGTGCAAGGAAGTGGTCGCGGCCTCTATGCCCAGGCTTTCTGTGCACGGCACCCAGACTTGCCGGTAGAGGAAGACGGGCGCCTCAACGACCCGGTATTGCGCGAAAACTTCCTCACCCGCGTGTTTGCCTACAGCAACTGGCAGCAATTGCTGCAAAAAGGCCTGACCCGCCACGGCCTCATCGAATTTCACTCACGCTATAAATACTTGCTGATGGCCCATCACCCGGTGCAATACAAGACCTTGGGCAATTTGCTCGGCAACATGGGCCTGACCAGCGTCGAGGAGCTCGGCCCGCGCTATTTCAGCGAACTGATGGGCGCCTTGAAAAAATGCGCCACACGCCGCACCCACACCAACGTCCTGCAACACATCAGCGGCTACCTCAAGCGAGTCATCAGCCCCGAGGACAAACAGGAAATGCAACAAGTCATCGGCCAGTACCGACACGGCATCGTGCCGCTGGTCGTGCCCCTGACCCTGCTCAAGCACCATTTCCGCCAGCATCCGGTTCCCTACATTGCACAGCAGATTTACCTGCAACCGCATCCGGAAAACCTCAGCCTGCGAAACGCAATTTGA
- a CDS encoding MerR family transcriptional regulator encodes MKTPLDTSASEDLGDNFNKALDEGWLPIREVARQTGVNAVTLRAWERRYGLIVPQRTPKGHRLFSAEHVQRILMILTWLNRGVAVSQVKQLLDTPQAFTETVENDWQVLRRTLLQAVLQLNERSLDETVNQAMALYPPRTLCEHLLIPLLAEVEQRWQGQFGAQMERVFFYSWLRSKFGARIYHNNRQLRTAPLLLINQSDLPLEPHLWLTAWLISSADCPVEVFDWPLPAGELAMAVDHLQARGVLLYSSKAINLSQLPKLLNGIRCPKMIVGPTVCIHHAELSARTTEIADLSLAEGPLSAHQYLVQRGLL; translated from the coding sequence ATGAAAACCCCACTCGATACCAGCGCCAGCGAAGACCTGGGCGATAACTTCAACAAAGCCCTGGACGAAGGCTGGCTGCCGATCCGTGAAGTCGCGCGCCAGACCGGCGTCAACGCCGTGACCCTGCGCGCCTGGGAACGGCGTTATGGCCTGATCGTTCCGCAACGCACACCCAAGGGCCATCGGCTGTTCAGTGCCGAACACGTCCAGCGCATCCTGATGATCCTCACCTGGCTCAACCGTGGCGTGGCTGTCAGCCAGGTCAAGCAACTGCTGGACACGCCGCAAGCGTTTACCGAAACCGTCGAAAATGATTGGCAAGTACTGCGCCGCACACTGCTGCAAGCCGTGTTGCAGTTGAACGAACGCTCCCTCGATGAAACCGTCAATCAAGCCATGGCGCTGTATCCACCGCGAACCTTGTGCGAACACTTGTTGATCCCGTTACTGGCCGAAGTGGAACAGCGTTGGCAGGGACAGTTTGGCGCGCAGATGGAGCGGGTGTTTTTTTATTCCTGGTTGCGCAGCAAGTTCGGCGCACGCATCTACCATAACAACCGTCAGCTACGCACCGCGCCGCTGCTGTTGATCAATCAATCGGATTTGCCACTGGAACCTCACCTATGGCTCACCGCCTGGCTGATCAGCAGCGCCGATTGTCCGGTAGAGGTGTTCGACTGGCCCCTGCCCGCCGGTGAACTCGCGATGGCGGTCGACCACCTGCAAGCCCGCGGCGTACTGCTGTATTCCAGCAAAGCCATAAATCTTTCGCAGCTGCCGAAACTATTGAACGGTATCAGATGCCCAAAAATGATTGTCGGACCTACGGTATGCATTCACCACGCCGAGCTGTCCGCAAGAACCACGGAAATCGCTGATTTGTCCCTCGCTGAAGGCCCGTTATCGGCGCATCAGTACCTGGTTCAGCGTGGACTCCTTTAA